In Coregonus clupeaformis isolate EN_2021a chromosome 15, ASM2061545v1, whole genome shotgun sequence, one genomic interval encodes:
- the fybb gene encoding FYN-binding protein 1 isoform X1, protein MQNNKSDIKAITARFSTGGNSTEGMSTGRPKAAVHPTLSSGPPIQPKKPVLETSLSGSAASTAPKPSFIKNTVSTKSAPEVRELPKNKTIASMFESAQEDNKPSFVKQYPFKSKPPGPELSHDAEIKSPLPKTPLQKPSLSSTLFDTKPAFPKPPLVVAKPSWVKDSSPKPDDSGGTPNKLPPSKKPISSIAKMRLQTEDSVAGAVDSTIKPFTPGNTLKPSNVRTAQNAFNRGDTLSEEGVKEVAKLPLTSSDSCPPKPIASKKPSITKKPLGYASPVVGVNPSVLTNSSSVPKRNPLPNILALGTAPAKPNRPPRVNLEKLKKGTAASTDGPAGFRKGSVPPPPASHPSNSMAPPLPSNPMAPSLPSNPMAPSLPPRPPGAIIQPDPDENYDDVGLMNNPPSQRTEDSESDEEMYEDLDKRWGPVESKEQEKKREREGKKQQEVEKKEQKERERKEQEARKKFKLTGPLEVIHRVKAKLDSKGSKTDLGLKQGESIDIMRVLDNPEGRWLGRSQDGSYGYVKTESVAIDFDTLKRQGVSIPSQMEHEPEVYDDVDFHNDLSSGIKGPGMVLPPPPEEVGDIYDDLDDSSFNVSPSPSDPRLPPKPRGLSWVFKGFEEWRKGPGSKIEVRPPSQFDQEGNTEQSAEVIDEEIYDDVDVTNFPPTPPISSLPRSKTKDKAEDKDPKKLKKFEKEEKDFRKKFKHDREIQVLYQVTIVSTLANKKWSSKDLPLRPGETVDVIVKPVDNKLICRNEEGKFGYVLTSHIVVEDSDIYDDIGDDCIYDND, encoded by the exons ATG CAGAACAACAAGTCGGATATAAAGGCCATCACGGCTCGCTTCAGCACGGGGGGAAACTCCACAGAGGGCATGTCTACAGGACGTCCTAAAGCTGCAGTGCACCCCACCCTGTCCTCTGGTCCCCCCATCCAGCCTAAGAAACCTGTCCTGGAGACCAGCCTCTCAGGCAGCGCAGCCTCCACCGCGCCCAAACCCAGCTTCATCAAGAACACTGTCTCCACCAAGAGCGCTCCAGAAGTCAGGGAGTTGCCCAAAAACAAAACGATCGCTAGTATGTTTGAAAGTGCCCAAGAGGACAACAAACCCTCTTTTGTCAAACAGTACCCCTTTAAATCCAAACCTCCTGGCCCAGAGTTATCCCATGACGCTGAGATCAAAAGTCCTCTGCCAAAAACCCCTCTCCAGAAGCCCTCTCTGAGCTCGACCCTGTTTGACACCAAGCCTGCCTTCCCCAAACCACCCCTGGTTGTGGCCAAACCCTCCTGGGTCAAAGACAGCAGCCCCAAACCTGACGACAGCGGGGGTACGCCGAACAAATTACCCCCTTCCAAAAAACCCATCAGCTCCATTGCAAAGATGCGGCTACAGACAGAGGATAGTGTGGCTGGAGCTGTGGATTCTACAATCAAACCGTTCACACCAGGCAATACCCTCAAGCCCTCAAACGTCAGGACTGCTCAGAATGCATTCAATAGAGGAGACACACTATCTGAGGAAGGAGTAAAAGAAGTAGCCAAACTCCCCCTCACCTCCAGTGACTCTTGTCCCCCCAAACCTATAGCCAGCAAGAAACCCAGCATCACTAAGAAGCCACTGGGCTACGCCTCTCCAGTCGTGGGGGTAAACCCTTCTGTTCTCACCAATAGCTCCTCTGTCCCCAAAAGGAACCCACTGCCTAATATCCTGGCACTGGGGACTGCCCCAGCCAAACCCAACCGGCCTCCTAGGGTCAACTTGGAAAAGTTAAAGAAGGGTACAGCGGCTAGTACCGATG GTCCTGCTGGGTTTAGGAAGGGAAGTGTTCCCCCACCTCCTGCCTCTCACCCAAGTAACTCCATGGCCCCACCCCTGCCCTCTAACCCCATGGCCCCTAGCCTGCCCTCTAACCCCATGGCCCCTAGCCTGCCACCGCGACCACCAGGAGCCAT AATCCAACCTGACCCAGATGAGAACTATGATGATGTGGGGTTAATGAACAACCCTCCTAGTCAAAGGACTGAG GACAGTGAGAGTGATGAGGAAATGTATGAAGATCTTGATAAAAGATG GGGACCAGTGGAATCAAAGGAACAAGAGaaaaagcgagagagggaggggaaaaaaCAACAGGAGGTGGAAAAGAAAGAACAGAAAGAACGCGAGAGGAAAGAACAAGAGGCCAGAAAGAAATTCAAA CTGACTGGTCCACTGGAGGTCATCCACAGGGTCAAAGCCAAATTGGACAGTAAAGGGAGCAAGACGGACCTGGGCCTGAAGCAGGGAGAGTCTATTGACATCATGCGTGTTTTGGACAACCCAGAGGGCCGCTGGCTGGGAAGGTCACAGGATGGCTCCT ATGGCTATGTGAAGACTGAGTCGGTTGCGATTGACTTTGACACCCTGAAGCGTCAGGGTGTGTCTAtacccagtcagatggaacacgAACCGGAGGTATATGATGATGTGGACTTTCATAATGACCTCAGCAG TGGGATCAAGGGTCCAGGAA TGGTTCTTCCTCCACCACCTGAGGAGGTTGGGGACATATATGATGATCTGGACGATTCAAGCTTCAACGTTAG ccctAGCCCCTCGGACCCCAGATTGCCTCCTAAACCTCGCGGCCTCTCTTGGGTGTTTAAGGGCTTCGAGGAGTGGAGAAAAGGCCCAGGCAGCAAAATTGA AGTACGTCCACCTTCCCAGTTTGATCAGGAAGGAAATACTG AACAATCTGCTGAGGTCATTGATGAGGAAATCTATGATGATGTGGATGTCACTAACTTCCCTCCGACTCCACCTATCAGcag TCTCCCACGAAGTAAAACCAAGGATAAGGCTGAGGACAAAGATCCTAAAAAGCTAAAGAAATTTGAGAAGGAAGAGAAGGATTTCAGAAAGAAGTTCAAG CATGATCGGGAGATCCAGGTATTGTATCAGGTGACCATCGTTTCCACCTTGGCCAATAAGAAGTGGAGCAGTAAGGATCTGCCGTTGAGACCTGGGGAGACTGTGGATGTCATCGTTAAGCCTGTAGACAACAAGCTCATCTGCAGGAACGAGGAGGGCAAGT TTGGCTATGTCTTGACCAGCCATATTGTAGTAGA AGATTCTGATATCTATGATGACATTGGTGATG ATTGCATCTATGACAACGACTGA
- the fybb gene encoding FYN-binding protein 1 isoform X3 — MQNNKSDIKAITARFSTGGNSTEGMSTGRPKAAVHPTLSSGPPIQPKKPVLETSLSGSAASTAPKPSFIKNTVSTKSAPEVRELPKNKTIASMFESAQEDNKPSFVKQYPFKSKPPGPELSHDAEIKSPLPKTPLQKPSLSSTLFDTKPAFPKPPLVVAKPSWVKDSSPKPDDSGGTPNKLPPSKKPISSIAKMRLQTEDSVAGAVDSTIKPFTPGNTLKPSNVRTAQNAFNRGDTLSEEGVKEVAKLPLTSSDSCPPKPIASKKPSITKKPLGYASPVVGVNPSVLTNSSSVPKRNPLPNILALGTAPAKPNRPPRVNLEKLKKGTAASTDGPAGFRKGSVPPPPASHPSNSMAPPLPSNPMAPSLPSNPMAPSLPPRPPGAIIQPDPDENYDDVGLMNNPPSQRTEDSESDEEMYEDLDKRWGPVESKEQEKKREREGKKQQEVEKKEQKERERKEQEARKKFKLTGPLEVIHRVKAKLDSKGSKTDLGLKQGESIDIMRVLDNPEGRWLGRSQDGSYGYVKTESVAIDFDTLKRQGVSIPSQMEHEPEVYDDVDFHNDLSSGIKGPGMVLPPPPEEVGDIYDDLDDSSFNVRVRPPSQFDQEGNTEQSAEVIDEEIYDDVDVTNFPPTPPISSLPRSKTKDKAEDKDPKKLKKFEKEEKDFRKKFKHDREIQVLYQVTIVSTLANKKWSSKDLPLRPGETVDVIVKPVDNKLICRNEEGKFGYVLTSHIVVEDSDIYDDIGDDCIYDND, encoded by the exons ATG CAGAACAACAAGTCGGATATAAAGGCCATCACGGCTCGCTTCAGCACGGGGGGAAACTCCACAGAGGGCATGTCTACAGGACGTCCTAAAGCTGCAGTGCACCCCACCCTGTCCTCTGGTCCCCCCATCCAGCCTAAGAAACCTGTCCTGGAGACCAGCCTCTCAGGCAGCGCAGCCTCCACCGCGCCCAAACCCAGCTTCATCAAGAACACTGTCTCCACCAAGAGCGCTCCAGAAGTCAGGGAGTTGCCCAAAAACAAAACGATCGCTAGTATGTTTGAAAGTGCCCAAGAGGACAACAAACCCTCTTTTGTCAAACAGTACCCCTTTAAATCCAAACCTCCTGGCCCAGAGTTATCCCATGACGCTGAGATCAAAAGTCCTCTGCCAAAAACCCCTCTCCAGAAGCCCTCTCTGAGCTCGACCCTGTTTGACACCAAGCCTGCCTTCCCCAAACCACCCCTGGTTGTGGCCAAACCCTCCTGGGTCAAAGACAGCAGCCCCAAACCTGACGACAGCGGGGGTACGCCGAACAAATTACCCCCTTCCAAAAAACCCATCAGCTCCATTGCAAAGATGCGGCTACAGACAGAGGATAGTGTGGCTGGAGCTGTGGATTCTACAATCAAACCGTTCACACCAGGCAATACCCTCAAGCCCTCAAACGTCAGGACTGCTCAGAATGCATTCAATAGAGGAGACACACTATCTGAGGAAGGAGTAAAAGAAGTAGCCAAACTCCCCCTCACCTCCAGTGACTCTTGTCCCCCCAAACCTATAGCCAGCAAGAAACCCAGCATCACTAAGAAGCCACTGGGCTACGCCTCTCCAGTCGTGGGGGTAAACCCTTCTGTTCTCACCAATAGCTCCTCTGTCCCCAAAAGGAACCCACTGCCTAATATCCTGGCACTGGGGACTGCCCCAGCCAAACCCAACCGGCCTCCTAGGGTCAACTTGGAAAAGTTAAAGAAGGGTACAGCGGCTAGTACCGATG GTCCTGCTGGGTTTAGGAAGGGAAGTGTTCCCCCACCTCCTGCCTCTCACCCAAGTAACTCCATGGCCCCACCCCTGCCCTCTAACCCCATGGCCCCTAGCCTGCCCTCTAACCCCATGGCCCCTAGCCTGCCACCGCGACCACCAGGAGCCAT AATCCAACCTGACCCAGATGAGAACTATGATGATGTGGGGTTAATGAACAACCCTCCTAGTCAAAGGACTGAG GACAGTGAGAGTGATGAGGAAATGTATGAAGATCTTGATAAAAGATG GGGACCAGTGGAATCAAAGGAACAAGAGaaaaagcgagagagggaggggaaaaaaCAACAGGAGGTGGAAAAGAAAGAACAGAAAGAACGCGAGAGGAAAGAACAAGAGGCCAGAAAGAAATTCAAA CTGACTGGTCCACTGGAGGTCATCCACAGGGTCAAAGCCAAATTGGACAGTAAAGGGAGCAAGACGGACCTGGGCCTGAAGCAGGGAGAGTCTATTGACATCATGCGTGTTTTGGACAACCCAGAGGGCCGCTGGCTGGGAAGGTCACAGGATGGCTCCT ATGGCTATGTGAAGACTGAGTCGGTTGCGATTGACTTTGACACCCTGAAGCGTCAGGGTGTGTCTAtacccagtcagatggaacacgAACCGGAGGTATATGATGATGTGGACTTTCATAATGACCTCAGCAG TGGGATCAAGGGTCCAGGAA TGGTTCTTCCTCCACCACCTGAGGAGGTTGGGGACATATATGATGATCTGGACGATTCAAGCTTCAACGTTAG AGTACGTCCACCTTCCCAGTTTGATCAGGAAGGAAATACTG AACAATCTGCTGAGGTCATTGATGAGGAAATCTATGATGATGTGGATGTCACTAACTTCCCTCCGACTCCACCTATCAGcag TCTCCCACGAAGTAAAACCAAGGATAAGGCTGAGGACAAAGATCCTAAAAAGCTAAAGAAATTTGAGAAGGAAGAGAAGGATTTCAGAAAGAAGTTCAAG CATGATCGGGAGATCCAGGTATTGTATCAGGTGACCATCGTTTCCACCTTGGCCAATAAGAAGTGGAGCAGTAAGGATCTGCCGTTGAGACCTGGGGAGACTGTGGATGTCATCGTTAAGCCTGTAGACAACAAGCTCATCTGCAGGAACGAGGAGGGCAAGT TTGGCTATGTCTTGACCAGCCATATTGTAGTAGA AGATTCTGATATCTATGATGACATTGGTGATG ATTGCATCTATGACAACGACTGA
- the fybb gene encoding FYN-binding protein 1 isoform X4, translating to MQNNKSDIKAITARFSTGGNSTEGMSTGRPKAAVHPTLSSGPPIQPKKPVLETSLSGSAASTAPKPSFIKNTVSTKSAPEVRELPKNKTIASMFESAQEDNKPSFVKQYPFKSKPPGPELSHDAEIKSPLPKTPLQKPSLSSTLFDTKPAFPKPPLVVAKPSWVKDSSPKPDDSGGTPNKLPPSKKPISSIAKMRLQTEDSVAGAVDSTIKPFTPGNTLKPSNVRTAQNAFNRGDTLSEEGVKEVAKLPLTSSDSCPPKPIASKKPSITKKPLGYASPVVGVNPSVLTNSSSVPKRNPLPNILALGTAPAKPNRPPRVNLEKLKKGTAASTDGPAGFRKGSVPPPPASHPSNSMAPPLPSNPMAPSLPSNPMAPSLPPRPPGAIIQPDPDENYDDVGLMNNPPSQRTEDSESDEEMYEDLDKRWGPVESKEQEKKREREGKKQQEVEKKEQKERERKEQEARKKFKLTGPLEVIHRVKAKLDSKGSKTDLGLKQGESIDIMRVLDNPEGRWLGRSQDGSYGYVKTESVAIDFDTLKRQGVSIPSQMEHEPEVYDDVDFHNDLSSGIKGPGMVLPPPPEEVGDIYDDLDDSSFNVSPSPSDPRLPPKPRGLSWVFKGFEEWRKGPGSKIE from the exons ATG CAGAACAACAAGTCGGATATAAAGGCCATCACGGCTCGCTTCAGCACGGGGGGAAACTCCACAGAGGGCATGTCTACAGGACGTCCTAAAGCTGCAGTGCACCCCACCCTGTCCTCTGGTCCCCCCATCCAGCCTAAGAAACCTGTCCTGGAGACCAGCCTCTCAGGCAGCGCAGCCTCCACCGCGCCCAAACCCAGCTTCATCAAGAACACTGTCTCCACCAAGAGCGCTCCAGAAGTCAGGGAGTTGCCCAAAAACAAAACGATCGCTAGTATGTTTGAAAGTGCCCAAGAGGACAACAAACCCTCTTTTGTCAAACAGTACCCCTTTAAATCCAAACCTCCTGGCCCAGAGTTATCCCATGACGCTGAGATCAAAAGTCCTCTGCCAAAAACCCCTCTCCAGAAGCCCTCTCTGAGCTCGACCCTGTTTGACACCAAGCCTGCCTTCCCCAAACCACCCCTGGTTGTGGCCAAACCCTCCTGGGTCAAAGACAGCAGCCCCAAACCTGACGACAGCGGGGGTACGCCGAACAAATTACCCCCTTCCAAAAAACCCATCAGCTCCATTGCAAAGATGCGGCTACAGACAGAGGATAGTGTGGCTGGAGCTGTGGATTCTACAATCAAACCGTTCACACCAGGCAATACCCTCAAGCCCTCAAACGTCAGGACTGCTCAGAATGCATTCAATAGAGGAGACACACTATCTGAGGAAGGAGTAAAAGAAGTAGCCAAACTCCCCCTCACCTCCAGTGACTCTTGTCCCCCCAAACCTATAGCCAGCAAGAAACCCAGCATCACTAAGAAGCCACTGGGCTACGCCTCTCCAGTCGTGGGGGTAAACCCTTCTGTTCTCACCAATAGCTCCTCTGTCCCCAAAAGGAACCCACTGCCTAATATCCTGGCACTGGGGACTGCCCCAGCCAAACCCAACCGGCCTCCTAGGGTCAACTTGGAAAAGTTAAAGAAGGGTACAGCGGCTAGTACCGATG GTCCTGCTGGGTTTAGGAAGGGAAGTGTTCCCCCACCTCCTGCCTCTCACCCAAGTAACTCCATGGCCCCACCCCTGCCCTCTAACCCCATGGCCCCTAGCCTGCCCTCTAACCCCATGGCCCCTAGCCTGCCACCGCGACCACCAGGAGCCAT AATCCAACCTGACCCAGATGAGAACTATGATGATGTGGGGTTAATGAACAACCCTCCTAGTCAAAGGACTGAG GACAGTGAGAGTGATGAGGAAATGTATGAAGATCTTGATAAAAGATG GGGACCAGTGGAATCAAAGGAACAAGAGaaaaagcgagagagggaggggaaaaaaCAACAGGAGGTGGAAAAGAAAGAACAGAAAGAACGCGAGAGGAAAGAACAAGAGGCCAGAAAGAAATTCAAA CTGACTGGTCCACTGGAGGTCATCCACAGGGTCAAAGCCAAATTGGACAGTAAAGGGAGCAAGACGGACCTGGGCCTGAAGCAGGGAGAGTCTATTGACATCATGCGTGTTTTGGACAACCCAGAGGGCCGCTGGCTGGGAAGGTCACAGGATGGCTCCT ATGGCTATGTGAAGACTGAGTCGGTTGCGATTGACTTTGACACCCTGAAGCGTCAGGGTGTGTCTAtacccagtcagatggaacacgAACCGGAGGTATATGATGATGTGGACTTTCATAATGACCTCAGCAG TGGGATCAAGGGTCCAGGAA TGGTTCTTCCTCCACCACCTGAGGAGGTTGGGGACATATATGATGATCTGGACGATTCAAGCTTCAACGTTAG ccctAGCCCCTCGGACCCCAGATTGCCTCCTAAACCTCGCGGCCTCTCTTGGGTGTTTAAGGGCTTCGAGGAGTGGAGAAAAGGCCCAGGCAGCAAAATTGAGTAA
- the fybb gene encoding FYN-binding protein 1 isoform X2 produces the protein MNNKSDIKAITARFSTGGNSTEGMSTGRPKAAVHPTLSSGPPIQPKKPVLETSLSGSAASTAPKPSFIKNTVSTKSAPEVRELPKNKTIASMFESAQEDNKPSFVKQYPFKSKPPGPELSHDAEIKSPLPKTPLQKPSLSSTLFDTKPAFPKPPLVVAKPSWVKDSSPKPDDSGGTPNKLPPSKKPISSIAKMRLQTEDSVAGAVDSTIKPFTPGNTLKPSNVRTAQNAFNRGDTLSEEGVKEVAKLPLTSSDSCPPKPIASKKPSITKKPLGYASPVVGVNPSVLTNSSSVPKRNPLPNILALGTAPAKPNRPPRVNLEKLKKGTAASTDGPAGFRKGSVPPPPASHPSNSMAPPLPSNPMAPSLPSNPMAPSLPPRPPGAIIQPDPDENYDDVGLMNNPPSQRTEDSESDEEMYEDLDKRWGPVESKEQEKKREREGKKQQEVEKKEQKERERKEQEARKKFKLTGPLEVIHRVKAKLDSKGSKTDLGLKQGESIDIMRVLDNPEGRWLGRSQDGSYGYVKTESVAIDFDTLKRQGVSIPSQMEHEPEVYDDVDFHNDLSSGIKGPGMVLPPPPEEVGDIYDDLDDSSFNVSPSPSDPRLPPKPRGLSWVFKGFEEWRKGPGSKIEVRPPSQFDQEGNTEQSAEVIDEEIYDDVDVTNFPPTPPISSLPRSKTKDKAEDKDPKKLKKFEKEEKDFRKKFKHDREIQVLYQVTIVSTLANKKWSSKDLPLRPGETVDVIVKPVDNKLICRNEEGKFGYVLTSHIVVEDSDIYDDIGDDCIYDND, from the exons ATG AACAACAAGTCGGATATAAAGGCCATCACGGCTCGCTTCAGCACGGGGGGAAACTCCACAGAGGGCATGTCTACAGGACGTCCTAAAGCTGCAGTGCACCCCACCCTGTCCTCTGGTCCCCCCATCCAGCCTAAGAAACCTGTCCTGGAGACCAGCCTCTCAGGCAGCGCAGCCTCCACCGCGCCCAAACCCAGCTTCATCAAGAACACTGTCTCCACCAAGAGCGCTCCAGAAGTCAGGGAGTTGCCCAAAAACAAAACGATCGCTAGTATGTTTGAAAGTGCCCAAGAGGACAACAAACCCTCTTTTGTCAAACAGTACCCCTTTAAATCCAAACCTCCTGGCCCAGAGTTATCCCATGACGCTGAGATCAAAAGTCCTCTGCCAAAAACCCCTCTCCAGAAGCCCTCTCTGAGCTCGACCCTGTTTGACACCAAGCCTGCCTTCCCCAAACCACCCCTGGTTGTGGCCAAACCCTCCTGGGTCAAAGACAGCAGCCCCAAACCTGACGACAGCGGGGGTACGCCGAACAAATTACCCCCTTCCAAAAAACCCATCAGCTCCATTGCAAAGATGCGGCTACAGACAGAGGATAGTGTGGCTGGAGCTGTGGATTCTACAATCAAACCGTTCACACCAGGCAATACCCTCAAGCCCTCAAACGTCAGGACTGCTCAGAATGCATTCAATAGAGGAGACACACTATCTGAGGAAGGAGTAAAAGAAGTAGCCAAACTCCCCCTCACCTCCAGTGACTCTTGTCCCCCCAAACCTATAGCCAGCAAGAAACCCAGCATCACTAAGAAGCCACTGGGCTACGCCTCTCCAGTCGTGGGGGTAAACCCTTCTGTTCTCACCAATAGCTCCTCTGTCCCCAAAAGGAACCCACTGCCTAATATCCTGGCACTGGGGACTGCCCCAGCCAAACCCAACCGGCCTCCTAGGGTCAACTTGGAAAAGTTAAAGAAGGGTACAGCGGCTAGTACCGATG GTCCTGCTGGGTTTAGGAAGGGAAGTGTTCCCCCACCTCCTGCCTCTCACCCAAGTAACTCCATGGCCCCACCCCTGCCCTCTAACCCCATGGCCCCTAGCCTGCCCTCTAACCCCATGGCCCCTAGCCTGCCACCGCGACCACCAGGAGCCAT AATCCAACCTGACCCAGATGAGAACTATGATGATGTGGGGTTAATGAACAACCCTCCTAGTCAAAGGACTGAG GACAGTGAGAGTGATGAGGAAATGTATGAAGATCTTGATAAAAGATG GGGACCAGTGGAATCAAAGGAACAAGAGaaaaagcgagagagggaggggaaaaaaCAACAGGAGGTGGAAAAGAAAGAACAGAAAGAACGCGAGAGGAAAGAACAAGAGGCCAGAAAGAAATTCAAA CTGACTGGTCCACTGGAGGTCATCCACAGGGTCAAAGCCAAATTGGACAGTAAAGGGAGCAAGACGGACCTGGGCCTGAAGCAGGGAGAGTCTATTGACATCATGCGTGTTTTGGACAACCCAGAGGGCCGCTGGCTGGGAAGGTCACAGGATGGCTCCT ATGGCTATGTGAAGACTGAGTCGGTTGCGATTGACTTTGACACCCTGAAGCGTCAGGGTGTGTCTAtacccagtcagatggaacacgAACCGGAGGTATATGATGATGTGGACTTTCATAATGACCTCAGCAG TGGGATCAAGGGTCCAGGAA TGGTTCTTCCTCCACCACCTGAGGAGGTTGGGGACATATATGATGATCTGGACGATTCAAGCTTCAACGTTAG ccctAGCCCCTCGGACCCCAGATTGCCTCCTAAACCTCGCGGCCTCTCTTGGGTGTTTAAGGGCTTCGAGGAGTGGAGAAAAGGCCCAGGCAGCAAAATTGA AGTACGTCCACCTTCCCAGTTTGATCAGGAAGGAAATACTG AACAATCTGCTGAGGTCATTGATGAGGAAATCTATGATGATGTGGATGTCACTAACTTCCCTCCGACTCCACCTATCAGcag TCTCCCACGAAGTAAAACCAAGGATAAGGCTGAGGACAAAGATCCTAAAAAGCTAAAGAAATTTGAGAAGGAAGAGAAGGATTTCAGAAAGAAGTTCAAG CATGATCGGGAGATCCAGGTATTGTATCAGGTGACCATCGTTTCCACCTTGGCCAATAAGAAGTGGAGCAGTAAGGATCTGCCGTTGAGACCTGGGGAGACTGTGGATGTCATCGTTAAGCCTGTAGACAACAAGCTCATCTGCAGGAACGAGGAGGGCAAGT TTGGCTATGTCTTGACCAGCCATATTGTAGTAGA AGATTCTGATATCTATGATGACATTGGTGATG ATTGCATCTATGACAACGACTGA